From Erigeron canadensis isolate Cc75 chromosome 8, C_canadensis_v1, whole genome shotgun sequence, one genomic window encodes:
- the LOC122610444 gene encoding F-box/kelch-repeat protein At3g23880-like, translating to MALAFEDQKQSKTSNQLQVCVPTEIILEILFRLPVVWLLRFKSVCKLWFSLISDPYFINCHVKNNECAYHLRRLISTTERELNIKTCHLCDVLHHDKAVNVLEIDYPFKDQVHSVLVVAYCNGLLCLRFRDYTYCIWNPSTRRSSKRFSPRFDFAMPGKIGWVYGFGFGYEESTDDYKVVEIGRVTNPYDALMVLGNFKLQG from the coding sequence ATGGCCTTGGCCTTCGAAGACCAAAAACAGTCAAAGACATCAAATCAATTGCAAGTTTGTGTTCCTACTGAAATCATTCTTGAAATCTTGTTTAGGCTTCCTGTCGTATGGTTGTTACGGTTTAAAAGTGTTTGCAAATTATGGTTTTCTTTGATATCAGAtccttattttataaattgtcATGTTAAGAATAATGAGTGTGCATATCATCTTCGTCGACTTATTTCAACCACCGAGAGAGAATTAAACATTAAGACTTGTCATCTTTGTGACGTTTTGCATCATGATAAAGCAGTTAATGTGTTAGAGATTGATTATCCATTCAAAGATCAGGTTCATTCTGTTTTGGTTGTTGCTTATTGCAATGGGTTGTTATGCCTACGTTTTAGGGATTATACTTATTGTATCTGGAATCCTAGTACAAGAAGATCATCTAAAAGGTTTTCACCGCGCTTTGATTTTGCCATGCCGGGTAAGATTGGTTGGGTTTATGGTTTTGGCTTTGGATATGAAGAGTCCACCGATGATTACAAAGTTGTTGAAATAGGTCGTGTTACCAACCCGTATGATGCCTTAATGGTGTTGGGGAATTTCAAGTTACAAGGGTAA
- the LOC122610446 gene encoding F-box/kelch-repeat protein At3g23880-like, with translation MAYIYSLKSGNWKIVNRFPQGLRVEGNGTFLNGALHWLAGGSETRGYYLSSVVTFDLATGDFLWNFPTSHGDLWVMKVHGVTNSWVKLFSIPYPTDLMRNPFDAFFAPLCILDDGKILLQFGSIMVLYDLKNRSLSEIQKFDKWHNAITFVESLVSPNSLAVVP, from the exons atGGCGTATATATATTCGTTGAAATCTGGAAATTGGAAGATTGTTAACCGATTTCCTCAAGGTCTTCGAGTGGAAGGTAATGGTACCTTTTTGAATGGAGCTCTTCATTGGTTAGCTGGTGGATCAGAAACTCGTGGGTATTATTTGAGCAGTGTAGTTACTTTTGATTTAGCGACAGGAGACTTTTTGTGGAATTTCCCAACCtct catGGGGATTTGTGGGTGATGAAGGTTCATGGAGTGACAAACTCTTGGGTTAAATTGTTTTCCATACCATATCCAACTGATCTTATGAGAAATCCATTTGATGCATTTTTTGCGCCCTTGTGTATTTTAGATGATGGGAAAATTTTGCTGCAATTCGGGTCAATAATGGTTCTGTATGATTTGAAGAATAGATCATTATCAGAGATTCAGAAATTTGATAAATGGCATAATGCAATTACCTTTGTTGAGAGCTTGGTTTCACCGAATTCCCTAGCAGTTGTTCCCTGA